A window of the Cannabis sativa cultivar Pink pepper isolate KNU-18-1 chromosome X, ASM2916894v1, whole genome shotgun sequence genome harbors these coding sequences:
- the LOC115722157 gene encoding pentatricopeptide repeat-containing protein At3g62890 — protein MAAAIPTILSSLSLPTQEPTKNISNPAPGPTSIVSLLKSCSNIRDFTPLHAHMITTNLIHDPITASHVLRFFLSIENLCYAHRVFSHTQGPETIIWNTLIQNYLKNDSPKQVFSTYSDMVTHGVALDVSTFHFLIHACCKTLAFQKGIEVHGRVLKSGMGRNKSLNNNLMALYSKCGKLDEVRQVFKKMPHRDVISWNTMISCYVQMGMPEKALNLFQDMQFDGVAADNITMISLLSACSKLRDLETGEKLHLYIKRNCLEIGGNLLNCLVNMYIECGRMDKAHEIVTRSKTGNDVALWTSLVGGYMKSMKIHAARCVFDHITEKNIISWMTMISGYVQGGHYNESLQLFREMRLQNVMVDEVLLVTVLSACTHVEDYKLGKSIQSLAVRCGIMAEGLLGNALIHFYAKFGEPKEAQLIFEQLPNKSTASWNSMLDAFCRNGELENATLFFGKIPNKDIISWNTMINCSSKYNRSGEVFRLFQEMQCSATIRPDKLTLISLLSSCASVGALSHGIWTHVYIQKNNIKIDNMLGTALIDMYGKCGCIKKAQELFSALTDKNVYVWTAMIAAHSMEGRTSKAIDLYMEMEAAGIKPDHITFIALLSACSHGGLVNEGLSYFNQMSKFHNITPNVQHFGCIVDLLSRAGQLNEALKFIEMMPVKPDISIWSSLLRACKSHQNVHLAEYAYQQLIELDPLNVAAYVLLSNTYAKAGRWDDASRTRKKLFDLGVKKTPGCSLIEDEGVMHEFTTADFSSPHSSKIYSLLDKMKGRFEKLGLQETSAHHSERLAVAFGLISNSRTTLIRVVNNLRMCEDCHSAMKLLSQAFNREIVIRDNYRFHRFVNGSCSCKDYW, from the coding sequence ATGGCTGCAGCAATTCCCACTATTCTCTCATCTCTTTCTCTACCAACTCAAGAACCAACCAAAAACATCTCCAATCCAGCTCCTGGACCAACCAGTATAGTTTCCTTGTTAAAATCTTGTTCTAATATCAGAGACTTCACTCCACTTCATGCACACATGATCACCACAAACCTCATTCATGATCCTATCACGGCCAGCCATGTCTTACGTTTTTTCCTCTCAATTGAAAATTTGTGTTATGCTCATCGTGTCTTTAGTCACACCCAAGGGCCAGAGACCATTATTTGGAATACCCTTATTCAGAATTACCTCAAAAATGATTCTCCGAAACAAGTTTTCTCGACTTACTCTGACATGGTTACTCATGGGGTGGCATTAGATGTATCCACTTTTCACTTCTTAATTCATGCTTGCTGTAAAACTTTGGCCTTTCAAAAAGGAATTGAGGTACATGGCAGAGTTCTGAAGTCTGGGATGGGAAGGAATAAGTCATTGAATAACAATTTGATGGCTTTGTATTCAAAATGTGGAAAGCTTGATGAAGTCCGGCAGGTGTTCAAGAAAATGCCTCATAGAGATGTCATCAGTTGGAATACCATGATTTCATGTTATGTACAGATGGGAATGCCAGAAAAGGCTTTGAATCTGTTTCAAGATATGCAATTTGATGGAGTTGCTGCCGACAATATAACCATGATCAGCTTACTTTCAGCTTGTTCGAAACTGAGAGATTTGGAAACTGGAGAGAAGCTGCACCTCTATATTAAGAGAAATTGTTTGGAGATTGGTGGAAATTTGTTGAACTGCCTGGTGAATATGTATATAGAATGTGGGAGAATGGATAAAGCACATGAGATTGTGACTAGAAGCAAGACTGGTAATGATGTTGCTTTGTGGACTAGTTTGGTTGGAGGGTATATGAAGTCCATGAAAATACATGCAGCTAGGTGTGTGTTTGACCATATAACTGAGAAGAACATAATTTCATGGATGACCATGATTTCCGGTTATGTCCAGGGAGGTCACTACAACGAAAGTCTACAGTTATTCAGAGAAATGAGGCTTCAAAATGTGATGGTAGATGAAGTTCTTCTCGTGACAGTACTTTCGGCATGTACTCATGTGGAAGATTACAAATTAGGAAAATCTATACAAAGCTTGGCGGTGAGGTGTGGGATAATGGCTGAAGGACTTCTTGGAAATGCTCTGATTCACTTTTATGCAAAATTTGGTGAACCAAAAGAGGCTCAGTTGATCTTTGAGCAGTTGCCTAACAAAAGTACTGCCTCCTGGAACTCGATGCTGGATGCATTTTGCAGAAATGGAGAGCTCGAAAATGCAACACTCTTCTTTGGTAAGATTCCGAACAAGGATATCATTTCATGGAACACCATGATCAACTGCTCCTCTAAATACAATCGATCTGGAGAAGTGTTCAGGCTCTTCCAGGAAATGCAGTGTTCTGCGACTATCAGGCCGGACAAGCTTACTTTGATCAGCTTGCTATCATCCTGTGCCAGTGTTGGAGCACTGAGTCATGGCATTTGGACCCATGTCTACATTCAGAAGAATAATATCAAGATAGATAACATGTTGGGAACTGCTTTAATAGACATGTACGGCAAATGTGGGTGCATTAAAAAAGCTCAAGAATTATTCTCTGCTTTGACTGACAAAAATGTATACGTGTGGACTGCCATGATAGCAGCACATTCCATGGAGGGGCGAACCAGTAAGGCTATAGATCTTTACATGGAGATGGAAGCTGCAGGAATAAAGCCAGATCATATCACTTTCATAGCCCTTTTATCTGCTTGTAGTCACGGAGGCTTAGTCAATGAAGGGCTCTCATATTTCAACCAAATGAGTAAATTTCACAACATTACACCTAATGTACAGCATTTCGGTTGTATAGTTGATCTCCTAAGCCGAGCAGGGCAACTAAATGAGGCTCTGAAATTTATCGAAATGATGCCTGTTAAACCAGACATCTCCATATGGAGCTCTTTGCTGAGAGCATGTAAAAGCCATCAAAATGTCCACTTAGCAGAGTATGCATATCAACAACTCATAGAATTGGACCCTCTAAATGTTGCAGCTTATGTTCTTCTTTCCAATACTTACGCAAAAGCTGGTAGATGGGATGACGCAAGCCGTACGAGAAAGAAGCTTTTCGATTTAGGAGTTAAGAAGACGCCGGGATGTAGTCTGATAGAAGACGAGGGAGTTATGCATGAATTTACAACTGCGGATTTCTCAAGCCCCCACTCATCAAAAATCTACTCCTTGCTGGATAAGATGAAAGGCAGGTTTGAAAAACTAGGACTGCAAGAAACATCTGCTCATCATAGCGAAAGGTTAGCTGTGGCTTTTGGTTTAATAAGCAACTCTAGAACAACCCTTATTCGTGTTGTGAATAATTTGAGGATGTGTGAAGATTGCCACTCGGCCATGAAACTTTTATCTCAGGCCTTCAACAGAGAAATTGTCATTAGGGATAACTATAGATTTCACCGTTTTGTTAATGGAAGTTGTTCTTGTAAAGACTATTGGTAA
- the LOC115712721 gene encoding FCS-Like Zinc finger 11: MLRKRSRSIQKDQHQMGPQPVSDSGSDSFPKTDIWNNMKSNSFYSVPGLLVGLSPKVLADSDSVRSPTSPLDFRLLSSLGNPFRSIKSSQDGQHRNWGGTNHKVGLSIVDSLADDMKNPGKVIRSSESKNILFGPKLRIKTPNGQTNTNYFESPKSLPKNYPSFHRSKTKSPLQKGSSNVLFEIGDSPLEPDPFGKIRSCSLDSCRTISNHPSLNKSNKPNSTSLKFCLERDVTKGVGSSQFVEGSPKSNLFPGSKLSTIPGSIGSGNEFGSLSASEIELSEDYTCVITHGPNPKTTRIYGDCILEAHSNDLSNSVMKEYNKDIGLRELIKAPKISVPLPSDNFLSICNHCKKKLAADKDIYIYRGEKAFCSLECRSLEILIDEELEKSNNKNSENPYDYGGKELF; this comes from the exons ATGCTGAGGAAGAGAAGCAGGTCAATTCAGAAGGATCAACACCAAATGGGTCCTCAACCAGTTTCTGATTCTGGTTCTGACTCCTTTCCCAAAACTGACATTTGGAATAATATGAAAAGCAACTCTTTTTATAGTGTTCCTGGTCTGCTTGTGGGTTTAAGCCCCAAGGTTTTAGCAGATAGTGATTCAGTCAGGAGTCCAACTTCTCCTCTAGATTTTAGGCTGCTTTCAAGTCTAGGTAACCCATTTAGGTCAATTAAATCGTCTCAAGATGGCCAACATAGAAACTGGGGAGGCACTAACCATAAAGTAGGCCTAAGCATTGTAGATTCTCTTGCTGATGATATGAAAAATCCCGGTAAAGTTATCCGGTCATCTGAGAGTAAGAACATTCTTTTTGGACcaaaattgagaatcaaaacccCAAATGGTCAAACAAATACCAATTATTTCGAGTCACCAAAGTCTCTGCCTAAAAACTATCCAAGTTTCCATCGTTCAAAAACCAAGTCTCCTCTCCAGAAGGGCAGCTCTAATGTTCTTTTTGAAATTGGGGATAGCCCTTTAGAGCCTGACCCATTTGGAAAAATACGGTCTTGTTCACTAGATTCCTGTAGGACAATTTCCAATCACCCTTCCTTGAACAAGTCTAACAAGCCCAATTCTACCTCTTTGAAATTTTgtttggagagagatgttaccAAGGGAGTTGGTTCTTCCCAGTTTGTTGAAGGAAGTCCTAAGTCAAACCTATTTCCTGGCTCAAAGCTGAGTACAATCCCTGGATCCATAGGTTCTGGCAATGAGTTTGGCTCTCTTTCAGCCAGTGAAATTGAGCTTTCTGAGGATTACACGTGTGTAATCACACATGGTCCCAACCCCAAGACAACTAGGATATATGGTGATTGCATTTTGGAAGCTCATTCTAATGACTTGAGTAACTCTGTTATGAAAGAGTATAACAAGGATATTGGACTCCGTGAGCTCATAAAAGCTCCTAAGATATCTGTTCCTCTCCCATCTGATAACTTTTTGAGCATTTGTAACCATTGCAAGAAGAAATTGGCAGCAGACAAGGACATCTACATATACAG GGGTGAGAAAGCGTTCTGCAGTTTGGAATGCCGTTCATTGGAGATTTTGATTGACGAGGAATTGGAAAAATCCAATAATAAAAACTCTGAGAACCCATATGATTATGGTGGCAAGGAGCTTTTTTGA